In Populus nigra chromosome 10, ddPopNigr1.1, whole genome shotgun sequence, the following proteins share a genomic window:
- the LOC133704825 gene encoding protein PLANT CADMIUM RESISTANCE 2-like has protein sequence MYSQNPSSYEKFSTSQPPAFSQDTTTTGIPVTSTSQFYSTDDSRSSIELRSKNKGPWSTGLCDCHDDWRNCCITFWCPCVTFGQIAEIVDKGSSSCGVNGALYALISCVTCFPCCYSCFYRAKMRQQYLLRETPCGDCLVHCFCECCSLCQEYRELKSRGYDLAMGWHGNVEKKNRSSEMASVPPVVEGGMSR, from the exons ATGTACTCACAAAACCCATCTTCTTATGAAAAATTCTCCACTTCGCAGCCACCGGCGTTCAGTCAAGATACAACAACAACTGGGATCCCGGTCACCTCAACAAGCCAGTTCTACAGTACTGATGATTCTAGATCTTCTATTGAACTCCGATCCAAGAACAAGGGCCCTTGGTCAACTGGGTTGTGCGACTGCCATGATGATTGGCGAAACT GCTGCATAACGTTTTGGTGCCCCTGCGTCACATTTGGCCAAATTGCTGAAATCGTCGACAAGGGATCTTCGT CTTGTGGTGTAAATGGAGCACTTTACGCACTGATTTCATGTGTTACTTGTTTTCCATGTTGCTACTCATGCTTCTACCGTGCAAAAATGAGGCAGCAGTACTTGTTGAGGGAAACCCCTTGCGGGGACTGTCTGGTTCATTGCTTCTGCGAGTGTTGTTCTCTGTGTCAAGAGTATCGCGAGCTTAAAAGCCGTGGATATGATTTGGCTATGg GATGGCATGGCAATGTGGAGAAAAAGAATCGCAGCTCAGAGATGGCTTCAGTGCCGCCAGTGGTTGAAGGGGGCATGAGCCGATAA
- the LOC133705706 gene encoding uncharacterized protein LOC133705706 isoform X1: MEGAELELERRSKFLSGLIEKRKAKERQEQPSKLSVRVRAADMPIVLQDRAFRCARDQLDSMPGKLDSKRLALALKKEFDAAYGPAWHCIVGTSFGSYVTHSTGGFLYFSIDKVYILLFRTAVEPLER, translated from the exons ATGGAAGGAGCAGAGCTGGAACTAGAGAGAAGGAGCAAGTTCTTGAGTGGTTTGATAGAGAAAAGGAAGGCCAAAGAACGTCAAGAGCAGCCCAGCAAACTCAGTGTTCGTGTTAGAGCTGCTGATATGCCCATTGTTTTGCAAGACCGCGCTTTTAGGTGTGCTCGTGACCAGCTTGACTCCATGCCTGGAAAGCTTGACAGCAAACGCCTTGCTCTTGCCCTTAAAAAG GAATTTGATGCTGCATATGGTCCAGCCTGGCACTGCATTGTTGGTACTAGCTTTGGTTCATATGTTACTCATTCCACAGGAGGCTTCTTGTATTTTTCGATCGACAAGGTTTACATCCTTCTCTTTAGGACTGCTGTCGAACCTTTAGAACGCTGA
- the LOC133705706 gene encoding uncharacterized protein LOC133705706 isoform X3, with translation MEGAELELERRSKFLSGLIEKRKAKERQEQPSKLSVRVRAADMPIVLQDRAFRCARDQLDSMPGKLDSKRLALALKKQHVRACYSASSFVEIPWKLGVGNDTYQTSTW, from the exons ATGGAAGGAGCAGAGCTGGAACTAGAGAGAAGGAGCAAGTTCTTGAGTGGTTTGATAGAGAAAAGGAAGGCCAAAGAACGTCAAGAGCAGCCCAGCAAACTCAGTGTTCGTGTTAGAGCTGCTGATATGCCCATTGTTTTGCAAGACCGCGCTTTTAGGTGTGCTCGTGACCAGCTTGACTCCATGCCTGGAAAGCTTGACAGCAAACGCCTTGCTCTTGCCCTTAAAAAG CAGCATGTGCGAGCATGTTACTCTGCATCGAGTTTTGTAGAGATACCATGGAAGCTGGGAGTGGGAAATGACACTTATCAAACTTCAACTTGGTAG
- the LOC133705706 gene encoding uncharacterized protein LOC133705706 isoform X2, with product MEGAELELERRSKFLSGLIEKRKAKERQEQPSKLSVRVRAADMPIVLQDRAFRCARDQLDSMPGKLDSKRLALALKKVVLFECVITVSEHGDVLFMLLGSNPSFGVYLFMVYPD from the exons ATGGAAGGAGCAGAGCTGGAACTAGAGAGAAGGAGCAAGTTCTTGAGTGGTTTGATAGAGAAAAGGAAGGCCAAAGAACGTCAAGAGCAGCCCAGCAAACTCAGTGTTCGTGTTAGAGCTGCTGATATGCCCATTGTTTTGCAAGACCGCGCTTTTAGGTGTGCTCGTGACCAGCTTGACTCCATGCCTGGAAAGCTTGACAGCAAACGCCTTGCTCTTGCCCTTAAAAAG GTGGTCCTGTTCGAATGTGTCATTACTGTAAGTGAGCATGGCGATGTCCTTTTTATGCTGCTGGGCTCTAATCCTTCTTTTGGGGTCTACTTATTCATGGTTTATCCTGATTGA